ATTAAAGATAAATTTGAAATTGATAAAATTTTAAGGGATAAATTAAAAGATATTAATGTTATTGATAATAAAGGTAATAAAATAAATGTAATTGATACTTTTACAAATAATGCTATAGTAATGTATGGTGCACCTTGGTGCCCTGATTGTGTTAAAGAAGTAAAAAATATTTTAAAAAATAAGAAAAATAAAGATTTTATATATTTAATTGACCCTAAAAAATATACCTATAAAGAATTTGTAAAATATTCTAAAAATAATAAACAAGATGTTAAAATGTATTATGTTGAAAATTTAATTATAAGAGAAAGATTTAATATAAACTGGATACCTTCTACATTTGAAATAAAAGATGGGTATATTACAAATACATTCAAAGAAATAAGATAATAAAAGAAAAAGCATAGATTTGAGATAACTCAAAATTCTATGCTTTTTTAATTTAATATTAGAATAAAAATGTAGCTCCTGCAAAACATATTATTGCTACAAATATAGAAAATACTCCAATAATTCTTGAAAACCATTTAGGTCCTAAAAAATTATACCATTGTTTTTGTCTATAACTTCCTGGATCAATTGCCCAAGCTTTGCCCATTAAAGAAGCAACACCAAAAATTAATGCTACTACTCCTACTAAATAATATGCAATTGATGGGTTTGCATAAAAATATTCTTGTATTTGCTCCATAAATATTCCCCTATAAATTAATCTAAATTATTCATCAAAATCTCTTTTAATTTTTCAATTTCTTCTTTGGTAAAAGTTAGACCTTTTGCCATTTTTTCATGTGTTGGATCCCAATCTCTAATATCTAATTTTGCTGGTTTTCCATTCCAACTTACCATATTAACTTCTCTTGTCCATCCTGCTTTTGTAGTAGATATTGTTCCCAAATTTTCTACTATTTCAAATTTAAAATCTGCCATTTGTACTCCTAAAATTGTTTAATTCTCTCTAATGTTCTTGTTTTCCCTATTATTGAAACTATTGTATATAAATCAGGTCCTTTAGATTTTCCAGTTAATGCTGCTCTAATAGGCATCATAACAACTCCTGGTCCTTCATTTAATTCTTCTTTAATTTCTTCTAATATTTCTTTAACTCTGTTTTCTGAAATTTCTTCATTTTCTTTTTCGATCTTAAATTTAAATAAAGTAATTGCTTCTTTTCCTTTTGGATTTTCTAATGCTTCATATAATCTATTAATAGATTTTCTTTCTTTTTTATTCATACCTTCTTCAATTTCAGGTAGTTTAAATTTATCTATGAAATAAATATCACTTAAACTTGCCAATTCTTTTAAAGTATGTGCTCCTTCTCTAATTATCTCAACTATATGCTCTAATTTTTCATTAGATATACTTGATAAGTCATATAGTTTTTCATAAAAAGGTCTTGCTAATTTTGTTAATTCAGATAAATCTTTTAAT
Above is a genomic segment from Oceanivirga salmonicida containing:
- a CDS encoding YdbC family protein, whose product is MADFKFEIVENLGTISTTKAGWTREVNMVSWNGKPAKLDIRDWDPTHEKMAKGLTFTKEEIEKLKEILMNNLD